Proteins encoded in a region of the Flavobacterium sp. PMTSA4 genome:
- a CDS encoding UDP-2,3-diacylglucosamine diphosphatase, protein MKKRKLDVVVISDAHLGTYGSHATELYHYLNSIKPKTLVLNGDIIDIWQFRKSYFPKSHLKVIKKIIDLASKGTKVYYLTGNHDEMLRKFSPSVLGNFTLADKIVLDIDYKKAWIFHGDVFDASVQHSKWIAKLGGLGYDYLILINRFVNWCLKKIGKEPYSFSKKIKASVKKAVKHISDFENTATELAIENKYDYVICGHIHEPKITRQVRKNGSTMYLNSGDWVENLTALEYNKKRWKLYRYEDHTEKEDEDLFEMDDLIKHQLVASIVMQKPSK, encoded by the coding sequence ATGAAAAAAAGAAAATTAGATGTCGTTGTAATCTCTGATGCACATTTAGGAACTTATGGTTCACACGCTACTGAACTTTACCATTACTTGAATTCAATAAAACCAAAAACATTAGTCTTAAATGGTGATATTATAGATATTTGGCAGTTTAGAAAATCCTATTTTCCAAAATCACATTTGAAAGTAATCAAAAAAATAATTGACCTTGCTTCTAAAGGAACAAAGGTTTACTATTTAACGGGAAATCATGATGAAATGTTAAGAAAGTTTAGTCCTTCTGTTTTAGGCAACTTTACTTTGGCTGATAAAATAGTTTTAGATATAGATTATAAAAAAGCATGGATTTTTCATGGTGATGTTTTTGATGCTTCGGTTCAACATTCAAAATGGATTGCAAAACTTGGTGGTTTGGGTTATGATTATTTAATTCTAATTAATCGCTTTGTAAATTGGTGCTTAAAAAAAATTGGAAAAGAACCTTATTCATTTTCAAAAAAAATAAAAGCAAGTGTTAAAAAAGCAGTTAAACATATTTCTGATTTTGAAAACACCGCAACTGAATTAGCTATAGAAAACAAATATGACTATGTCATTTGCGGACACATCCATGAACCAAAGATTACACGCCAAGTTCGTAAAAATGGTTCTACTATGTATCTTAATTCTGGTGATTGGGTAGAAAACTTAACTGCTTTGGAGTACAACAAAAAACGTTGGAAACTTTATAGATATGAAGATCATACCGAAAAAGAAGATGAAGATTTATTTGAAATGGATGATTTAATCAAACATCAACTGGTTGCTTCAATTGTGATGCAAAAACCTTCGAAATAG
- the bshA gene encoding N-acetyl-alpha-D-glucosaminyl L-malate synthase BshA, whose protein sequence is MKIAIVCYPTFGGSGVVATELGLELAHRGHEIHFITYRQPVRLALLNPNVHYHEVNVPEYPLFHYQPYELALSSKLVDMVKLYKIDLMHVHYAIPHAYAGYMAKQMLKDEGIIIPMITTLHGTDITLVGNHPHYKPAVSFSINKSDVVTSVSQSLKDDTYALFNIKKEIHVIPNFIELDKHRNEKQISCQRSVMATKEEKIITHISNFRKVKRIPDVINIFYKIQQKMPAKLMMVGDGPEKEKAEFLCQKLGIQERVIFFGNSNEIDKILSYSDLFLLPSETESFGLAALEAMAWSVPVISSNSGGLPEVNFDGISGYLSNVGDTDEMAKNAIAILENDSILEQFKSNALNVAQQFDIKNILPLYEELYQSAIQNSKYPV, encoded by the coding sequence ATGAAAATTGCAATTGTTTGTTATCCTACATTTGGTGGAAGTGGTGTTGTAGCTACAGAGTTAGGCTTGGAGTTAGCACATCGCGGACACGAAATTCATTTTATAACGTATAGACAACCAGTTCGTTTGGCTTTGTTGAATCCAAATGTTCACTATCACGAAGTTAACGTTCCTGAATATCCATTGTTTCATTATCAACCTTATGAATTAGCTTTATCCAGTAAATTAGTTGATATGGTGAAGTTGTATAAAATTGACTTAATGCATGTTCATTATGCAATTCCGCATGCTTATGCAGGTTATATGGCAAAACAAATGCTTAAAGATGAAGGAATTATTATTCCGATGATAACAACACTTCACGGAACTGATATTACACTTGTTGGAAATCATCCCCATTACAAACCCGCGGTGAGTTTTAGCATTAATAAATCGGATGTTGTGACTTCTGTTTCTCAAAGTTTAAAAGATGATACCTATGCTTTGTTCAATATTAAAAAGGAAATACATGTAATTCCTAATTTTATTGAATTAGATAAACACAGAAATGAAAAGCAAATTTCCTGTCAACGTTCTGTGATGGCAACAAAAGAAGAAAAAATTATTACCCATATTAGTAATTTTAGAAAAGTAAAACGAATTCCAGATGTAATTAATATTTTCTATAAAATTCAACAAAAAATGCCAGCTAAATTAATGATGGTTGGTGATGGACCAGAAAAAGAAAAAGCAGAATTTCTTTGTCAAAAATTAGGTATTCAAGAAAGAGTTATTTTCTTTGGAAACAGCAATGAAATTGATAAAATATTATCTTATTCGGATTTGTTCTTATTGCCTTCAGAAACCGAAAGCTTTGGTTTGGCCGCTTTAGAAGCAATGGCTTGGAGTGTTCCAGTTATATCAAGTAATTCAGGTGGTTTACCTGAAGTAAATTTTGATGGAATATCAGGATATTTAAGTAACGTTGGTGATACAGATGAAATGGCAAAAAATGCGATTGCAATACTTGAAAATGATTCTATTTTAGAACAATTTAAATCAAATGCATTAAATGTTGCTCAACAATTTGATATTAAAAATATACTTCCGTTATATGAAGAATTGTATCAATCTGCAATTCAAAACTCTAAATATCCAGTTTAA
- a CDS encoding transglutaminase — protein sequence MIKLGNLNYQTLKERLRIKSPWDSIIIFLLSILFTIPVFIIAHQKLIDLEWPIHLDRILLFILITTAFHLILKAMRRITLISIIIYVLTLLYGTIFGGYGFVSVFDDYRSMIYAMTEDPNPQDLIVSKLLPFPNKYKIIKAVEYDNPRIRSYALRATTKNFRKVKGYNEYFTLIQCFAVFKEINSNWNYVSDPKGRDYIATASETLPYLSGDCDDHSIFMAACIKSIGGIPRLIHTKGHIYPEIYIGDKKSDLEAVNYLIKKELFSRESKGQSLHYHIDERGKIWLNLDYTADYPGGPFMNEEILGALTLD from the coding sequence ATGATTAAACTAGGAAACCTTAATTATCAAACGTTAAAAGAACGACTTAGGATAAAAAGTCCGTGGGATTCCATTATCATTTTTTTGCTGAGTATTCTTTTTACTATTCCAGTTTTCATTATTGCCCATCAAAAACTCATCGATTTAGAATGGCCAATCCATTTGGATAGAATACTGCTATTTATTCTAATTACTACGGCATTCCATTTAATATTAAAAGCAATGCGTCGCATTACTTTGATTAGTATCATCATTTATGTATTGACACTACTCTATGGAACCATTTTTGGCGGTTATGGATTTGTTAGCGTTTTTGATGATTACCGCTCAATGATATACGCGATGACCGAAGATCCTAATCCGCAGGACTTGATAGTATCCAAACTTTTGCCTTTTCCGAATAAGTATAAAATTATCAAAGCGGTAGAATATGACAATCCAAGAATAAGAAGCTATGCGCTTAGAGCTACAACAAAAAACTTCAGAAAAGTTAAAGGTTATAACGAATATTTCACGCTGATACAGTGTTTTGCTGTGTTTAAAGAGATTAATAGCAACTGGAATTACGTTAGCGACCCAAAAGGAAGAGATTATATTGCTACTGCTTCAGAAACACTTCCCTACCTTTCTGGCGATTGCGATGACCATTCTATCTTTATGGCAGCTTGTATTAAGTCGATTGGAGGTATTCCTAGATTAATACACACTAAAGGACATATTTATCCTGAGATTTATATTGGAGATAAAAAAAGTGATTTGGAAGCGGTTAACTACTTAATCAAAAAAGAATTGTTTTCACGAGAATCCAAAGGTCAATCACTTCATTATCATATTGATGAGCGTGGAAAAATTTGGTTGAATCTAGATTATACTGCAGATTATCCTGGTGGTCCATTTATGAATGAAGAGATACTGGGTGCTTTGACACTCGATTAG
- a CDS encoding T9SS-dependent choice-of-anchor J family protein: MKKLLLLTLFGFSQLTSAQIIFQENWDGIGPGIAGWTLNNVDGLTPNAGVNFVNAAWVSTTEEFGNNVAMSNSWYTPAGTSNDWLISPAIVLPAGTKTLSWDARTYDPTYKDSYKVFISTTGNSVANFTTQLFAQGNGTTGSTGENTTWTRRTLDLSSYTGTIYIAFQNFSTDMFLLAVDNISITGNSTCQSPNRVMTTNAIGLTTATLNWDAVTGATGYEVAVGAVGFIPSTQTGTSPTNSYVVTNLTPNNRYQYYVRNSCGSMWIGPYNIFTASYVTNSNYGFETTAANGGYNADGWTGSFSLNNTAGAAFYADGVQMVFSNSSTTAATDRWLYSRPIYLTANEQITLKFSTRSTSTTVANSLISKVGSAPTPVGQTTTLSTVNVVGTTFVVTTNNFTAPTTGTYYFGFNHNNPATSVATSIVLDKVEFTTNLNSNDFLSNNLVVYPNPTKNIINISNSLNAVVDNVVLTDLNGRVVKSQKINATEGQVDISDLATGIYMMNVTTDQGVATKKVIKE, encoded by the coding sequence ATGAAAAAACTTTTACTTTTAACACTTTTTGGTTTTAGTCAACTTACAAGTGCTCAAATTATTTTCCAAGAGAATTGGGATGGTATTGGACCAGGAATAGCTGGATGGACACTAAATAATGTTGATGGATTAACACCAAATGCAGGTGTAAATTTTGTTAATGCAGCATGGGTTTCGACAACTGAAGAATTCGGGAATAATGTTGCGATGAGTAACTCATGGTATACTCCAGCAGGAACTTCAAACGATTGGTTGATTTCACCTGCAATTGTTTTACCTGCAGGTACTAAAACACTTTCATGGGATGCAAGAACCTATGATCCAACTTATAAGGATTCATATAAAGTTTTTATTTCTACTACGGGTAATTCTGTTGCTAATTTTACTACTCAGTTATTTGCTCAAGGAAATGGAACAACTGGTTCAACGGGTGAAAACACAACATGGACTAGAAGAACATTAGATTTATCATCTTATACGGGTACAATATATATTGCATTTCAAAACTTTTCTACAGATATGTTTTTGTTGGCTGTAGATAATATTTCTATTACTGGTAATTCAACTTGTCAATCTCCTAATAGAGTTATGACTACAAATGCAATTGGTTTAACAACAGCAACATTAAATTGGGATGCTGTAACTGGTGCGACTGGTTACGAAGTAGCAGTAGGAGCAGTTGGTTTTATTCCTTCTACTCAAACAGGAACTTCTCCAACTAATAGTTATGTTGTTACGAATCTAACCCCTAATAATAGATATCAATATTATGTTAGAAATTCATGTGGAAGTATGTGGATAGGTCCTTATAATATTTTTACTGCTTCCTATGTAACAAATAGTAATTATGGATTTGAAACTACAGCAGCCAATGGAGGATATAATGCAGATGGATGGACAGGATCGTTTAGTTTAAATAATACAGCAGGAGCTGCATTTTATGCGGATGGTGTTCAGATGGTGTTTAGTAATTCATCTACAACTGCCGCTACAGATAGATGGTTATATTCAAGACCGATTTACTTAACTGCAAATGAGCAAATTACCTTAAAATTTTCTACAAGATCGACAAGTACAACTGTTGCTAATAGTTTGATTTCTAAAGTAGGTTCAGCTCCAACACCTGTAGGACAAACTACGACTTTATCTACAGTTAATGTTGTGGGTACAACTTTTGTTGTAACTACAAATAATTTTACTGCTCCAACAACAGGCACGTATTATTTTGGTTTCAATCATAATAATCCTGCAACTTCGGTTGCTACATCTATTGTTCTTGATAAAGTTGAATTTACTACAAATTTAAATTCTAATGATTTCTTATCAAATAATTTAGTTGTTTACCCTAATCCAACAAAAAATATAATCAATATTTCAAATTCATTGAATGCTGTTGTTGATAATGTTGTTTTAACTGATTTAAATGGTAGAGTTGTTAAATCTCAAAAAATAAATGCTACAGAAGGTCAAGTAGATATTAGTGATTTAGCTACTGGAATTTATATGATGAATGTAACAACTGATCAAGGTGTTGCAACTAAAAAAGTGATTAAAGAATAA
- a CDS encoding dicarboxylate/amino acid:cation symporter — MEVQEKKQSIFKNLTVQIIIAMIIGAIIGIFVHNNYDVDSAKSFSNYIKILATIFIRLVQMIIAPLVFTTLVVGIAKLGDLKSVGRIGGRALGWFFTASFISLLIGLFWVNTLQPGVGLNLKDVDMSAASDVVDKTQVFSAQNFIEHIIPKSIVEAMATNEILQIVIFSIFFGLAAASIGDYTKPVVNALEKTSHIILKMVNYVMAFAPLGVFGAIAGVFAVKDVSELLITYAKFFGSFMVGISSLWLLLLVVGYIFLKGHMTTLLKRITGPIIIAFGTTSSEAVFPKLTEELERFGIKDKIVSFMLPLGYSFNLDGSMMYMTFASIFIAQAYNIPLDTGTQFTMLLVLMLTSKGIAGVPRASLVVVAATCGMFKIPVEGIALILPIDHFCDMFRSGTNVLGNALATSIVGKWEKD, encoded by the coding sequence ATGGAAGTACAAGAAAAGAAACAATCAATCTTTAAAAATTTAACGGTTCAAATTATTATTGCTATGATTATTGGAGCAATAATTGGGATTTTTGTTCACAATAATTATGATGTTGATTCCGCAAAATCATTCAGTAATTACATAAAAATATTAGCAACTATTTTCATTCGTTTAGTGCAAATGATTATTGCACCTTTAGTTTTTACAACTTTGGTGGTAGGAATTGCAAAACTTGGTGATTTGAAATCCGTTGGAAGAATAGGAGGAAGAGCTTTAGGTTGGTTTTTTACAGCTTCATTTATTTCATTATTAATTGGATTATTTTGGGTAAATACATTGCAACCTGGTGTTGGCTTAAATTTGAAAGATGTTGATATGTCGGCTGCATCAGATGTAGTTGATAAGACTCAAGTATTTTCAGCTCAAAATTTCATTGAACATATTATTCCAAAAAGTATAGTTGAAGCTATGGCTACCAATGAAATATTACAAATTGTTATTTTTTCAATTTTTTTCGGTCTTGCTGCAGCTTCAATAGGAGATTATACAAAGCCTGTGGTCAATGCTTTAGAAAAAACTTCACATATCATTCTAAAAATGGTTAATTACGTCATGGCTTTTGCGCCACTAGGAGTTTTTGGCGCTATCGCTGGAGTTTTTGCAGTTAAAGATGTCTCAGAATTATTAATAACCTATGCTAAATTTTTTGGTTCATTCATGGTTGGGATTTCATCCTTGTGGCTATTATTGTTAGTTGTTGGTTATATTTTCTTGAAAGGACACATGACTACTTTGCTAAAAAGAATTACGGGACCAATTATTATAGCATTTGGAACCACAAGTAGTGAGGCTGTTTTTCCAAAATTAACTGAAGAGCTTGAACGCTTTGGGATTAAAGATAAAATAGTATCTTTTATGTTGCCACTTGGATATTCTTTTAATCTTGATGGTAGTATGATGTATATGACTTTTGCTAGTATTTTTATTGCTCAAGCTTATAATATACCTTTAGATACAGGAACACAGTTTACCATGTTATTGGTTTTAATGCTTACCAGTAAAGGAATTGCTGGAGTTCCAAGAGCAAGTTTAGTCGTTGTTGCGGCTACTTGTGGGATGTTTAAAATTCCAGTTGAAGGAATAGCTTTAATATTACCGATAGACCATTTTTGTGATATGTTCAGAAGTGGTACAAATGTGTTAGGTAATGCTTTGGCAACTAGTATAGTAGGGAAATGGGAAAAAGATTAA
- a CDS encoding thiol-disulfide oxidoreductase DCC family protein: MNELPKDKKIILFDGVCNLCNSSVQFIIKKDKKDVFRFVALQSELGQKITTHIGVNSSNIDSFLLYEPGNAYYNKAEAALKISSTLGGLYSLLSIFNYFPKQISNYIYDYVARNRYKWYGKKESCMIPTPEIKSKFLE, translated from the coding sequence ATTAACGAACTACCAAAAGACAAAAAAATCATCTTATTTGATGGAGTTTGTAATTTGTGTAATTCTTCTGTTCAATTCATTATCAAAAAAGATAAAAAAGATGTTTTTAGATTTGTTGCACTTCAATCTGAACTTGGTCAAAAAATAACAACCCATATTGGAGTAAATTCAAGTAATATTGATAGTTTTTTACTCTATGAACCGGGAAATGCCTATTATAATAAAGCTGAAGCTGCTTTAAAAATCTCATCTACTTTAGGTGGTTTATACAGTTTACTTTCCATTTTCAATTATTTTCCAAAACAAATTTCAAATTACATTTATGATTATGTAGCTAGAAATCGTTATAAATGGTATGGTAAAAAAGAAAGTTGTATGATTCCAACACCAGAAATAAAATCTAAATTTTTAGAATAA
- a CDS encoding DUF3575 domain-containing protein, producing MKKFILILLMFSALANAQESTPNPRKNELRVDVLQAILSSKASVSYERFLDNDFSVGFNVNFTSSSKVKTDFDEGYVDNLPKYEFNPYVRYALSKGKKTYYFAEVFGSYNGGEHKEIVYKIDENLNGYYDTQKSNYTDFGAGAALGFKLYFTDSFGMEVLVGFGYNFANTDKSPDKISRVGIGLGYRF from the coding sequence ATGAAAAAATTTATTTTGATTTTATTGATGTTTTCTGCCTTGGCAAACGCACAAGAAAGTACACCTAATCCAAGAAAGAATGAACTTCGCGTAGATGTTCTACAAGCAATATTGTCGTCTAAAGCAAGTGTTAGTTATGAACGTTTTTTAGACAATGACTTTTCTGTTGGATTTAATGTGAATTTTACAAGCAGTTCAAAAGTAAAAACAGATTTTGATGAAGGTTATGTAGATAATTTACCAAAATATGAGTTTAATCCTTATGTGCGATATGCTTTATCAAAAGGAAAGAAAACCTATTATTTTGCTGAAGTATTTGGTTCTTACAATGGTGGCGAGCACAAAGAAATTGTATATAAAATTGATGAGAACTTAAATGGATATTATGACACACAGAAGTCAAACTATACTGATTTTGGTGCTGGAGCTGCTTTAGGTTTCAAACTTTATTTTACAGACAGTTTTGGGATGGAAGTACTTGTTGGTTTTGGGTATAATTTTGCAAATACAGATAAAAGCCCAGATAAGATTTCAAGAGTTGGTATTGGTTTAGGTTATCGTTTTTAA
- the aroC gene encoding chorismate synthase: MAGNSFGTLFKLTTFGESHGEAIGGIIDGCPSGIQLDFEAIQKEMQRRKPGQSSIVTQRKEEDEVQFLSGIFEGKTTGTPIGFVINNTNQKSNDYSHIKDSYRPSHADYVYEKKYGIRDYRGGGRSSARETACRVVAGAIAKQVFSEIKINAFVSSVGEIFIDKPYQDLDFILTETNDVRCPDIASAKKMEDYIKEIKKQGDTVGGTITCVIQNVPIGLGEPVFDKLHAELGKAMLSINAVHGFEYGSGFCGARMKGSEHNDLFNEDGTTKTNLSGGIQGGISNGMDIYFRVAFKPVATILQKQEVLTNQGEIIEQQGKGRHDPCVVPRAVPIVEAMAALVMTDFYLLNKIYNH; the protein is encoded by the coding sequence ATGGCTGGTAACAGTTTTGGAACTCTTTTTAAACTAACCACTTTTGGCGAATCACACGGTGAAGCTATTGGAGGAATAATTGATGGTTGTCCTTCAGGAATTCAATTAGATTTTGAAGCAATTCAAAAAGAAATGCAACGAAGAAAACCAGGCCAATCTAGCATTGTTACCCAACGAAAAGAAGAAGATGAAGTTCAGTTTCTTTCTGGGATTTTTGAAGGAAAAACAACTGGAACACCAATTGGTTTTGTGATAAATAATACGAATCAAAAATCAAATGATTATTCACATATAAAAGATAGTTATCGTCCAAGTCATGCAGACTATGTTTATGAAAAAAAATATGGTATTCGTGACTATCGCGGTGGAGGAAGAAGTTCTGCTCGTGAAACTGCATGTAGAGTTGTTGCAGGAGCAATTGCAAAACAAGTTTTTTCAGAGATAAAAATCAATGCTTTTGTATCATCTGTTGGAGAAATTTTTATTGATAAACCGTATCAAGATTTAGATTTTATTTTAACTGAAACCAATGATGTGCGATGTCCAGATATAGCTTCTGCTAAAAAAATGGAAGATTACATCAAAGAAATAAAAAAACAAGGCGACACTGTTGGCGGAACGATTACTTGCGTCATTCAGAATGTTCCAATTGGATTGGGTGAACCTGTTTTTGATAAATTGCATGCCGAATTAGGTAAAGCAATGCTATCGATTAACGCTGTTCATGGCTTTGAATATGGAAGTGGATTTTGCGGAGCAAGAATGAAAGGCAGCGAACATAATGATTTATTTAATGAAGATGGAACGACAAAAACTAATCTTTCTGGTGGAATTCAAGGTGGAATTTCTAACGGAATGGATATCTATTTTAGGGTAGCTTTTAAACCTGTTGCAACCATTCTGCAAAAACAAGAAGTATTGACTAATCAAGGAGAAATAATTGAACAACAAGGAAAAGGAAGACACGATCCATGTGTAGTTCCAAGAGCTGTTCCTATAGTTGAAGCCATGGCGGCATTGGTCATGACAGATTTTTATTTATTAAACAAAATTTACAATCATTAG
- a CDS encoding endonuclease MutS2, with protein sequence MISVTDKTLKDLEFTTVLQTISERCNTEMGKQKALEIVPIKDQESLMNALLQTSEYVSSFSNNNAIPNHGFDNLSKDFKFLAIEDSFLEVGSFRKIATLSETVNTLLLFLKKFKDYYPKLNEKASHVEFTKIIIQKIDEVVDKYGEIKDNASPDLINIRRDMNVVRGKVNQSFGQALSQYNSLGYLDEIKESFVENRRVLAVLAMYRKKVKGSILGSSKTGSIAYIEPEATLRYSRDLSNLEYEEKEEITRILKKLSNEIRPFLELLWQYQDFLSDIDVIAGKAKYANKINAILPIITKEKRLFFREAFHPILYLNNLEKKEKTYPQTIELTNENRIIVISGPNAGGKTISLKTIGLLQLMLQCGILIPVHERSETFLFDRILTDIGDNQSIENHLSTYSYRLKNMNYFLKKCNAKTLFLIDEFGTGSDPELGGALAEIFLEEFYHREAFGIITTHYSNLKILANELPFASNANMLFDEKSLEPMYKLVLGQAGSSFTFEVAQKNGIPFGLINRAKKKIEKGKVRFDKTIATLQKERSKLEKTSLNLKEEEGKAREESKKLENINAKIQDKLERYQELYDANQRLIYIGQKIDDISEKYFNNKDKKVLIGEFLKMVEIENSKRKKVTVKEKKAAEVVKKEIIKEVEVKVEKIRIEKKERKIKAQKIEAEKPKVVLKIGDRVRMIDGKAIGTLDKIEKNKAVVNYGVFTSKVSLEELEFVQAK encoded by the coding sequence ATGATTTCAGTTACTGATAAAACACTTAAAGACTTAGAATTTACTACTGTTTTACAAACTATTTCTGAGCGTTGCAACACAGAAATGGGGAAACAAAAAGCTTTAGAAATTGTTCCTATAAAAGACCAAGAAAGTTTGATGAACGCTTTGCTTCAAACTTCGGAATATGTTTCTTCTTTTAGTAACAATAATGCTATTCCAAATCATGGTTTTGATAATTTATCCAAAGATTTCAAGTTTCTTGCAATAGAAGATAGCTTTCTTGAAGTCGGCAGTTTTAGAAAAATTGCTACGCTTTCGGAAACAGTTAATACATTATTATTGTTTTTGAAAAAATTCAAAGACTATTATCCAAAACTTAACGAAAAAGCTTCACACGTTGAGTTTACAAAAATCATCATCCAAAAAATTGATGAAGTAGTTGATAAGTATGGTGAGATAAAAGATAATGCTTCGCCCGATTTAATCAATATTCGTCGCGACATGAATGTTGTTAGAGGAAAAGTAAATCAAAGTTTCGGACAAGCTTTAAGTCAATATAATTCTTTGGGTTATTTGGATGAAATCAAAGAAAGTTTTGTTGAAAACAGAAGAGTTTTAGCGGTTTTAGCCATGTATCGCAAAAAAGTAAAAGGTTCAATTCTTGGTAGTTCTAAAACAGGAAGTATTGCTTATATAGAACCAGAAGCTACTTTGCGTTATTCAAGAGATTTAAGTAATCTGGAATATGAAGAAAAAGAAGAAATTACAAGAATCTTAAAGAAACTTTCAAACGAAATTAGACCATTTTTGGAGTTATTGTGGCAGTATCAGGATTTCTTAAGTGATATTGATGTTATTGCTGGAAAAGCTAAATATGCAAATAAAATCAATGCAATATTACCAATAATTACAAAAGAAAAAAGACTTTTTTTTAGAGAAGCATTTCATCCTATTTTGTATTTAAACAATTTAGAAAAAAAAGAGAAAACATATCCACAAACTATTGAATTAACTAATGAAAATAGAATTATTGTAATTTCTGGTCCAAATGCTGGTGGAAAAACAATTTCTTTAAAAACAATTGGTTTACTTCAACTCATGCTGCAATGTGGTATCTTAATTCCGGTTCATGAACGTAGCGAAACTTTTCTTTTTGATAGAATTCTAACCGACATTGGCGATAACCAATCGATAGAAAATCATTTAAGTACATATAGTTATCGATTGAAAAACATGAATTATTTTCTAAAAAAATGCAATGCAAAGACCTTATTCCTGATTGATGAATTCGGTACAGGTTCTGATCCTGAACTTGGTGGAGCTTTAGCAGAAATATTTTTAGAAGAGTTTTATCATAGGGAAGCATTTGGTATTATAACTACCCATTATTCAAATTTAAAAATATTAGCAAACGAATTACCTTTTGCCTCAAATGCTAACATGCTTTTTGACGAAAAGTCATTAGAACCAATGTATAAATTAGTGCTAGGACAAGCTGGAAGTTCGTTTACGTTTGAAGTTGCTCAAAAAAATGGAATTCCATTTGGGTTAATTAATCGTGCCAAAAAGAAAATAGAAAAAGGAAAAGTACGTTTTGACAAAACCATTGCTACGCTTCAAAAAGAACGTTCAAAACTAGAAAAAACTTCACTTAATCTCAAAGAGGAAGAAGGAAAAGCTAGAGAAGAAAGTAAAAAGTTAGAAAACATCAATGCAAAGATTCAAGATAAACTAGAACGATATCAAGAATTGTATGATGCCAATCAAAGATTGATTTATATTGGTCAAAAGATTGACGACATTTCAGAGAAATATTTCAACAATAAAGACAAAAAAGTTCTGATTGGTGAATTCTTAAAAATGGTTGAAATTGAAAACTCTAAACGTAAAAAAGTAACCGTTAAAGAGAAAAAAGCTGCTGAAGTCGTTAAAAAAGAAATCATTAAAGAAGTTGAAGTTAAAGTTGAAAAAATACGCATAGAAAAAAAGGAAAGGAAAATAAAAGCTCAAAAAATTGAAGCAGAAAAACCAAAAGTTGTATTGAAAATTGGCGATAGAGTTAGAATGATAGACGGAAAAGCTATTGGAACTTTAGATAAAATCGAAAAAAATAAAGCAGTAGTCAATTATGGAGTTTTCACTTCAAAAGTAAGTTTAGAAGAATTAGAATTTGTTCAAGCTAAGTAA
- the ung gene encoding uracil-DNA glycosylase, whose translation MQFNIKPSWQDFLASEFEKSYFVSLLNSLDEEYENYICFPPKELIFNAFNQFDVNELKVVIIGQDPYHGVGEANGLCFSVNDGVKIPPSLRNIFTEINTEFDRLFFPSTGNLEHWAKQGVLLLNATMTVRKDSPNSHKNLDWQIFTDAVIEKISKEKEQIVFLLWGSFAQKKAELINKSKHLVLESGHPSFASVHKKWFGNNHFIKTNEFLLQKGKQIIEW comes from the coding sequence ATGCAATTCAATATCAAACCATCGTGGCAGGATTTTTTAGCATCGGAATTCGAGAAATCTTATTTTGTTTCTTTACTAAATTCTTTAGATGAAGAGTATGAAAATTACATTTGTTTTCCTCCAAAGGAGTTGATTTTTAATGCCTTTAATCAATTTGATGTCAATGAGTTGAAAGTAGTGATTATTGGTCAAGATCCGTATCATGGAGTAGGTGAAGCCAATGGTTTGTGTTTCTCTGTAAATGATGGAGTAAAAATTCCGCCTTCTTTGCGCAATATTTTTACTGAAATCAATACAGAATTTGACCGACTTTTTTTTCCATCAACGGGTAATTTAGAACATTGGGCAAAGCAAGGTGTTTTACTTTTAAATGCTACAATGACGGTTAGAAAAGATAGTCCAAACAGTCATAAAAACCTTGATTGGCAAATTTTTACAGATGCTGTTATTGAAAAAATATCTAAAGAAAAGGAACAAATTGTTTTCTTGCTTTGGGGAAGTTTTGCTCAAAAGAAAGCCGAACTTATCAATAAAAGCAAACATCTTGTATTAGAATCGGGTCATCCTTCTTTTGCGAGTGTACATAAAAAATGGTTTGGCAATAATCATTTCATTAAAACAAATGAATTTTTACTTCAGAAAGGAAAACAAATAATAGAATGGTAG